ACCGAAGACGTCGACCGGCTGGCCGTCGAGTGAAAACACCACCGACTCAATCGTCGAGAACTGCGTGAGCGTGTAGGTCACCTGCGCGAGGCGGGCTGCCATCGAGAGGCTGCCGCCGCCTGATTCAAACTCGCCGGACAGATCGACCGTCGCGATGTTGTCGTCGCTGATCGTGACGCCGAGCAGGCGGGTGCCATCAGGCACTGAGGTCGACATGCCTGCTGCCTGTTCTTCGGCGGATGGGCCGGTCAGCAGCTCCTGCATCGCGGCACCGGCAACCTGCAGCGTGTGCGGCACCGTCCGGTGAGCCAGTGCGATCTTCTCATCACGGATGAAATAGATCGACAGGGTCAGCATATCTGCCGATCCGGCGACAGTCGCCGTCGGCTCAGTCGGCGGGAGCGTCGCTTCAGCAGCCGGGGTTGTGCTGGTCGGCTCCGCGGGTGCCTCCGTGGCAGGCTCCTCGGTTGGCTCCTCGGTTGGTTCGTCTATCGGTTCCTCGGTAGCGGCCGCAGCGGTTGTGCTGGTGGCAATGGGAGATGTCGCTGTCGCTTCATCGCCATCCGAGCCGCAGGCAGCCAGCAGGCCACCGAGCAGCAGGATCACGCCACATACCATCAGTACACGCCAACGCGACGTACTCCGTCGCTGGTCGCTCATCGTCTGTTTCTCCGTCCGTTTCGTTCGATGCCAATCGCGACTGCGTCCCGGCGCTGGTCGCTTGTTGGCTCTGTGACACAACAACGACGATCGCGATCGATCGTCACGTCCGACAGCATGTCAACACAACGGCTCCCGAGAATATCCCGGGAGCCGTTGCGGATGGTCGGTTAGTGAGCCGAACTATGCTCGTCCGCGTATTGCTCCCCAGATGAACAGCACGATGATTGAGCCGAGAATCGCAACCAGCAAGGTGCCGATGCTGAACGACGACATGTAATCGCCACCTCTGATCAGGCCCCAGACGAATCCACCGACCAGCGCGCCGACGATGCCGACAACGATATTGCCGAGCCAGCCCTGGCTGTCATTGCGACCCATAATCATGCTGGCGATCCAGCCAGCCAACGCGCCAATGATGATCCAACCAATGATGCTCATGCGTACCCTCCTGAGATGACGCCACTGAAGACCTTCCAGCGGTTGGTTCGACGGTGATACCCCACGAGATCATGTTATATCAGCCGCGATCCCACGATCGGGTAAAAGCAACTCGCATGCCAAAAGCCGCTCAGTCGACACCTGACACCATCGCGGAAGGCTGGCGTTGCTCTGCCTGTTCCGTTGCCCGCATCCGCTTGCGGTCCGGCCACCAGTTCCACTTGCCCAGCAGCTCAACGATCGAGGGCACCAGCAGCGAGCGCGTCACGAACGTGTCCAGCAAGACGCCGACCGCGACCGCGAATCCGAGCTGAAACAGATCACGCAACGGCAGGGTCATCAGTGCCGCAAATGTGCCGGCCAGGATGATCCCGGCCGAGGTGATGACGCCGCCCGTCCGCTCCAGCGCGTGCTCAGTCGCTTGACCCAGGGGCATCCGCTCCGACTCCTCACGGATGCGCGACATCAGGTAGATGCTGTAGTCGACGCCGAGCGCGTTGACGAAGACGAACAGGTAGAACGGCACCGTCGAGCCGATGCTGTCGTGCCC
Above is a window of Thermomicrobiales bacterium DNA encoding:
- a CDS encoding GlsB/YeaQ/YmgE family stress response membrane protein, which translates into the protein MSIIGWIIIGALAGWIASMIMGRNDSQGWLGNIVVGIVGALVGGFVWGLIRGGDYMSSFSIGTLLVAILGSIIVLFIWGAIRGRA
- a CDS encoding GerMN domain-containing protein produces the protein MSDQRRSTSRWRVLMVCGVILLLGGLLAACGSDGDEATATSPIATSTTAAAATEEPIDEPTEEPTEEPATEAPAEPTSTTPAAEATLPPTEPTATVAGSADMLTLSIYFIRDEKIALAHRTVPHTLQVAGAAMQELLTGPSAEEQAAGMSTSVPDGTRLLGVTISDDNIATVDLSGEFESGGGSLSMAARLAQVTYTLTQFSTIESVVFSLDGQPVDVFGGEGIILDHPVARADFEDLTPAIFVDTVAIGDRITSPVRLAGTANTFEATFQIQILAADGTLVVDQFATATSGTGTRGTFDISVPFDITPGPATVVVFEYSAKDGSPINVVEIPVIVAE